From one Streptomyces sp. N50 genomic stretch:
- a CDS encoding phosphotransferase family protein, producing MSPDHPPGLDLDRLRGLLDREQPGLVTGALSGRLIEGGRSNLTYAVTDGTAKWVVRRPPLGHVLATAHDMKREHRVISALHPTNVPVPRPILLCEDDEVLGAPFYVMEFVEGTPYRTADDLAPLGPDRTRGAVLELVDTLVELHAVDPAAVGLADFGRPEGFLDRQLRRWGKQLDASRNRDLAGVEELHAALGHRLPTSPAPAVVHGDYRLDNVLIGTEDGVDKIKAILDWEMSTLGDPLTDLGLLVMYSIPLDLPNSPISTTASAPGHPTPAELIERYAARSGRDVSSVAWYTAFAWFKLAVILEGIHYRYTLGQTVGRGFDRIGELVPVFIEHGLTTLQEG from the coding sequence ATGAGCCCCGACCACCCGCCCGGACTCGATCTCGACCGGCTGCGCGGCCTGCTCGACCGCGAGCAGCCCGGCCTGGTGACCGGCGCCCTGTCCGGCCGGCTGATCGAGGGCGGACGGTCGAACCTCACCTACGCGGTCACGGACGGCACCGCGAAGTGGGTCGTACGGCGCCCCCCGCTCGGCCACGTCCTGGCCACCGCGCACGACATGAAGCGCGAGCACCGGGTGATCAGCGCCCTGCACCCGACGAACGTACCGGTACCGAGACCCATCCTCCTCTGCGAGGACGACGAGGTGCTCGGAGCCCCGTTCTACGTCATGGAGTTCGTGGAGGGCACCCCGTACCGCACGGCGGACGACCTCGCCCCGCTCGGCCCCGACCGCACCCGGGGCGCGGTGCTCGAACTGGTCGACACCTTGGTCGAGTTGCACGCGGTGGACCCCGCAGCGGTAGGCCTCGCGGACTTCGGCCGCCCAGAAGGCTTCCTGGACCGCCAACTCCGCCGCTGGGGCAAGCAGTTGGACGCCTCCCGCAACCGCGACCTCGCCGGCGTGGAGGAGTTGCACGCGGCCCTCGGCCACCGCCTCCCCACCTCCCCCGCCCCGGCCGTCGTCCACGGCGACTACCGCCTCGACAACGTCCTGATCGGCACAGAAGACGGCGTCGACAAGATCAAGGCGATCCTCGACTGGGAGATGTCCACCCTCGGCGACCCGCTCACCGACCTGGGCCTCCTGGTGATGTACAGCATCCCGCTGGACCTCCCCAACTCCCCCATTTCCACCACGGCTTCGGCCCCCGGCCACCCCACACCGGCCGAGCTGATCGAGCGGTACGCGGCGCGCTCGGGCCGCGACGTCTCATCGGTCGCCTGGTACACGGCGTTCGCGTGGTTCAAGCTCGCCGTGATCCTGGAGGGCATCCACTACCGCTACACCCTGGGCCAGACGGTCGGCCGCGGCTTCGACCGCATCGGCGAGTTGGTTCCCGTCTTCATCGAGCACGGCCTGACCACCCTTCAGGAGGGCTGA
- a CDS encoding DUF202 domain-containing protein, with translation MTRPPTPDRDPGLQPERTRLAWRRTTLSSTVAAVLAVKATLHGGVHTEDVIICALCCTLWLGFLTVAHHRIRTLASGGIPPTLAPRHASAAVLCTVAVAVCAAVLVY, from the coding sequence ATGACCCGCCCCCCGACCCCGGACCGCGACCCGGGCCTCCAGCCCGAACGCACCCGCCTGGCCTGGCGCCGCACCACCCTCTCCAGCACGGTGGCCGCCGTCCTGGCCGTGAAGGCCACACTGCACGGCGGCGTCCACACCGAGGACGTCATCATCTGCGCCCTCTGCTGCACCCTCTGGCTGGGCTTCCTCACGGTGGCCCACCACCGCATCCGCACCCTCGCCTCCGGTGGCATCCCGCCAACCCTGGCCCCACGCCACGCCAGCGCGGCGGTGCTGTGCACGGTGGCCGTGGCGGTGTGCGCGGCGGTGCTCGTCTATTGA
- a CDS encoding NUDIX hydrolase — protein sequence MNPADEILDIVDEQDQVIGQSPRGEAYAQGLRHRAVFIQTRDAHDRVFIHRRTPTKLVFPSLYDMFVGGVVGAGESYDDAALREAEEELGVSGLPHPTFLFKFLYDDGVGQTWWSAVYEVRCELPVSPQAEEVAWHDFLDEAEIDRRLNDWVWVPDGLAAYTRLKEHRAETAG from the coding sequence ATGAACCCAGCTGACGAGATCCTCGACATCGTCGACGAGCAGGACCAGGTCATAGGCCAGTCCCCCCGAGGCGAGGCGTACGCCCAGGGCCTACGCCACCGAGCGGTCTTCATCCAGACCCGCGACGCACACGACCGCGTCTTCATCCACCGCCGCACCCCCACCAAACTCGTCTTCCCGTCCCTCTACGACATGTTCGTCGGCGGAGTGGTAGGAGCGGGCGAGTCCTACGACGACGCGGCACTGCGCGAGGCAGAGGAGGAACTAGGGGTATCCGGCCTGCCCCACCCCACCTTCCTCTTCAAGTTCCTGTACGACGACGGCGTCGGCCAGACCTGGTGGTCGGCGGTGTACGAGGTGCGCTGCGAGCTGCCGGTCAGCCCACAGGCCGAGGAGGTCGCGTGGCACGACTTCCTGGACGAGGCGGAGATCGACCGACGGCTGAACGACTGGGTCTGGGTCCCGGACGGCCTGGCGGCCTACACCCGACTCAAGGAACACCGCGCAGAAACGGCCGGATAG
- a CDS encoding SDR family oxidoreductase, with protein MSHPLFDISGRTALVTGSSRGIGLALAQGLLEAGCTVVLNGRDGERLTKAAAELSGDVHTAAFDVTDGPSVAAGIADVEDRVGPLDILVNNAGMQLRAPLLEFTDSDWHRIIDTNLTSAFLVGREAARRMTERGHGKIINICSLQSEVVRPGIAPYAATKGALKMLTKGMCADWGPSGVQVNGLGPGYIETELTQPLVQDEEFSAWVRKRTPAGRWGSTRDLVGGVLFLASPAADFVSGQILYVDGGMTSVL; from the coding sequence ATGAGTCATCCTCTCTTCGACATCAGTGGCCGGACGGCCCTGGTCACCGGTTCCAGCCGGGGCATCGGACTCGCCCTGGCCCAGGGACTGTTGGAGGCCGGCTGCACGGTCGTCCTGAACGGCCGCGACGGCGAACGCCTCACCAAGGCCGCCGCCGAACTCTCCGGCGATGTCCACACCGCCGCCTTCGACGTGACCGACGGCCCGTCAGTTGCGGCCGGGATAGCGGACGTTGAGGACCGAGTCGGCCCGCTCGACATCCTGGTCAACAACGCCGGCATGCAACTGCGCGCCCCTCTCCTGGAGTTCACCGACTCCGACTGGCACCGCATCATCGACACCAACCTCACCAGCGCGTTCCTGGTCGGCCGTGAGGCGGCCCGCCGGATGACGGAACGCGGGCACGGGAAGATCATCAACATCTGCTCGCTGCAGAGCGAGGTGGTCCGTCCCGGCATCGCGCCCTACGCGGCCACCAAGGGCGCGTTGAAGATGCTCACCAAGGGCATGTGCGCGGACTGGGGCCCGAGCGGAGTGCAGGTCAACGGCCTCGGCCCGGGTTACATCGAGACGGAACTCACCCAACCCCTCGTCCAGGACGAGGAGTTCAGCGCCTGGGTGCGCAAGCGGACCCCGGCGGGCCGCTGGGGCAGCACGCGGGACCTGGTGGGCGGGGTGCTGTTCCTGGCGTCGCCCGCCGCGGACTTCGTGAGCGGACAGATCCTTTACGTCGACGGCGGCATGACGAGCGTGCTGTAA
- a CDS encoding YidH family protein produces MIDFARNVQLWFAPQEISEEGATPDYRFSLANERTFLAWLRTALALIGGGFAVDQFLPHLRWAWRVGLALALLAAGVLCSLRAVNHWVRCERAMRRGEDLPVSRFPALLGIAVAIVAVAMVVVVLAGWAG; encoded by the coding sequence GTGATCGATTTCGCACGGAACGTCCAGCTGTGGTTCGCCCCCCAGGAGATCAGCGAGGAGGGCGCCACCCCCGACTACCGCTTCTCACTCGCCAACGAGCGCACCTTCCTGGCCTGGCTGCGCACCGCCCTCGCACTGATCGGCGGGGGCTTCGCGGTGGACCAGTTCCTGCCCCACCTGCGCTGGGCCTGGCGAGTCGGTCTGGCCCTGGCCCTCCTCGCGGCCGGCGTCCTGTGCTCCCTCCGCGCGGTCAACCACTGGGTCCGCTGCGAAAGGGCGATGCGCCGGGGCGAGGACCTGCCGGTCTCCCGCTTCCCCGCCCTCCTGGGCATCGCCGTGGCGATCGTGGCCGTGGCGATGGTCGTCGTGGTCCTGGCGGGCTGGGCCGGATGA
- a CDS encoding L-idonate 5-dehydrogenase — protein sequence MLGCVIHGQDDLRVDELTVPEPGPGQALVAVRYGGVCGSDLHYWRHGGVGDFRLKEPMLLGHEVVGTVVSYGPGAAGPVPGTAVAVHPATPCGVCPECVDGRRNVCRDTAYLGSAARYPHVQGGFAAQVTVPAEQLRAIPAGLELRRAALAEPLSVALHAVRRAGDVTGRHVLVTGAGPIGCLVVAAAKAAGAAHVTVTDLLPAALEYATAAGADTVVRADDPDDSGWPSEVDVAIEASGVAAGLDTCLRLVRRGGVVVQLGMLPPGQSPFAGNLVVSREIELRGAFRFDEEFNDALQLLAVEPAFDALVSAVVPVREAESAFALAADRSRSCKVLLDFGG from the coding sequence ATGCTGGGTTGTGTGATTCATGGTCAGGACGACCTGCGGGTCGACGAGTTGACGGTCCCGGAGCCCGGCCCCGGCCAGGCCCTCGTCGCCGTCCGCTACGGCGGCGTCTGCGGCTCCGACCTCCACTACTGGCGCCACGGCGGCGTCGGCGACTTCCGCCTCAAGGAACCGATGCTGCTCGGCCACGAGGTGGTCGGCACGGTCGTGTCCTACGGCCCCGGGGCCGCGGGTCCCGTCCCCGGTACGGCGGTTGCCGTGCACCCGGCCACTCCGTGCGGGGTCTGCCCCGAGTGCGTGGACGGTCGCCGGAACGTCTGCCGGGACACCGCGTACCTGGGCAGCGCGGCCCGCTACCCGCACGTCCAGGGCGGTTTCGCTGCCCAAGTCACCGTCCCCGCCGAGCAGTTGAGGGCGATCCCGGCGGGCCTTGAGCTGCGCCGGGCCGCCCTCGCCGAACCGCTCTCCGTCGCCCTGCACGCCGTACGACGCGCCGGGGACGTGACCGGACGCCATGTGCTGGTCACCGGCGCTGGCCCGATCGGCTGCCTGGTCGTCGCCGCGGCGAAGGCGGCGGGCGCGGCCCACGTGACGGTGACCGACCTGCTCCCGGCGGCACTTGAGTACGCCACGGCGGCCGGCGCCGACACCGTCGTACGGGCGGACGATCCGGACGACTCCGGGTGGCCGTCCGAAGTGGACGTGGCCATCGAGGCGTCCGGGGTCGCGGCCGGGCTCGACACCTGTCTGCGGCTCGTGCGGCGGGGCGGGGTCGTCGTACAGCTCGGGATGCTGCCGCCGGGGCAGAGCCCGTTCGCCGGAAACCTGGTCGTCAGCCGGGAGATCGAGCTCCGGGGCGCGTTCCGCTTCGACGAGGAGTTCAACGACGCGCTTCAACTCCTCGCCGTGGAGCCCGCGTTCGACGCGCTGGTCAGTGCGGTGGTGCCGGTGCGGGAGGCCGAGTCGGCGTTCGCGCTGGCGGCGGACCGGAGCCGGTCGTGCAAGGTGCTGCTGGATTTCGGGGGCTGA
- a CDS encoding gluconokinase produces MRTPHVVVVMGVAGTGKTTIGPLLAARLGVPYAEGDDFHPQANIAKMSAGVPLTDEDRWPWLDAIGDWAHGRAGLGGVVSSSALKRSYRDRLRAAAPGVVFVHLTGDRALIEDRMAHRHGHFMPTALLDSQFATLQPLEADEAGVAVDVTGSPEQIAERAMAALEQVPEPTS; encoded by the coding sequence ATGCGTACCCCCCATGTCGTCGTGGTCATGGGCGTAGCGGGCACCGGGAAGACCACCATCGGTCCCCTGCTCGCGGCCCGGCTCGGCGTTCCGTACGCCGAGGGCGACGACTTCCACCCGCAGGCCAACATCGCCAAGATGTCGGCCGGCGTCCCGCTGACCGACGAGGACCGGTGGCCGTGGCTGGACGCCATCGGCGACTGGGCGCACGGGCGCGCGGGGCTCGGCGGGGTCGTCAGCAGCTCGGCGCTGAAGCGGTCGTACCGCGACCGGCTGCGCGCCGCCGCCCCCGGGGTCGTCTTCGTCCACCTCACCGGTGACCGCGCGCTCATCGAGGACCGGATGGCGCACCGGCACGGGCACTTCATGCCGACCGCGCTGCTCGACTCGCAGTTCGCCACGCTCCAGCCGCTGGAGGCGGACGAGGCGGGCGTCGCCGTGGACGTCACCGGCAGCCCGGAGCAGATCGCCGAGCGGGCCATGGCCGCGCTCGAACAGGTCCCCGAGCCGACCTCCTAG
- a CDS encoding molybdopterin-dependent oxidoreductase encodes MKPEQPEPEPEDVEKVEGRPLGRRVLLGTLGLGALGVVTAPVLQKGMEGVLGALSGKDPTGLTGLLPNGGGFRYYSVTASVPDKNAENYRLTVDGLVDKPTSYTLADLRALPQTRLVKDVQCVTGWRVPGTPFEGVRLSRLLDAAGVRAKAGAVRFTCFDGAYTESLTLDQARRSDILVALRMQDKPLGHDHGGPVRLYVAPMYFYKSAKWLSGITVTEHVKPGYWEDRGYDVDAWVGKSNGRDDDPTS; translated from the coding sequence GTGAAACCTGAACAACCCGAGCCCGAGCCCGAGGACGTCGAGAAGGTGGAGGGGCGGCCGCTCGGCCGCCGTGTCCTTCTCGGCACCCTCGGCCTGGGTGCCCTCGGCGTCGTCACCGCGCCCGTTCTGCAGAAAGGCATGGAGGGAGTCCTCGGTGCGCTGTCCGGCAAGGACCCCACCGGGCTGACCGGACTGCTCCCGAACGGCGGCGGCTTCCGCTACTACTCGGTCACCGCGTCCGTGCCGGACAAGAACGCCGAGAACTACCGGCTGACCGTCGACGGCCTGGTCGACAAGCCGACGTCCTACACGCTCGCCGACCTGCGCGCGCTGCCGCAGACCCGGCTGGTCAAGGACGTCCAGTGCGTCACCGGCTGGCGGGTCCCCGGGACCCCCTTCGAGGGGGTGCGCCTGTCCCGGCTCCTGGACGCGGCGGGAGTGCGTGCAAAGGCCGGGGCGGTGCGCTTCACCTGCTTCGACGGCGCCTACACGGAGAGCCTCACCCTCGACCAGGCCCGGCGCTCGGACATCCTGGTCGCGCTGCGCATGCAGGACAAGCCGCTGGGCCACGACCACGGCGGCCCGGTCCGCCTCTACGTCGCCCCCATGTATTTCTACAAGTCCGCGAAGTGGCTCTCCGGCATCACGGTCACCGAGCATGTGAAGCCCGGCTACTGGGAGGATCGGGGCTACGACGTCGACGCCTGGGTCGGCAAGTCGAACGGACGCGACGATGACCCTACGAGCTGA
- a CDS encoding FadR/GntR family transcriptional regulator: protein MTTPGRGLHGRVLDSLGPAITAGEYPPGSVLRTDELAKDFEVSRSVMREAVRVLESMHLVESRRRVGVTVRPKAEWNVYDPQVIRWRLAGADRPQQLRSLTVLRSAVEPIAAGLAAKFATAEQCAELTECAIGMVANSRGHKLEAYLVHDVAFHRVILSASGNEMFARLGDVVTEVLAGRTHHEVMFEDPDPAAVTLHVQVAEAVREGDAVRAETLTREITVGALQELDILAP from the coding sequence ATGACCACTCCGGGCCGCGGGTTGCACGGCCGCGTACTCGACTCCCTCGGCCCCGCCATCACCGCGGGCGAGTACCCGCCGGGCAGTGTCCTGCGCACGGACGAGCTCGCCAAGGACTTCGAGGTCTCCCGCTCCGTGATGCGCGAGGCGGTCCGCGTCCTCGAATCCATGCACCTGGTCGAGTCCCGCCGCCGGGTGGGCGTCACGGTCCGCCCCAAGGCCGAGTGGAACGTCTACGACCCCCAGGTCATCCGCTGGCGCCTGGCCGGCGCCGACCGCCCCCAGCAACTGCGCTCACTCACGGTGCTGCGCTCGGCGGTCGAGCCGATCGCGGCGGGCCTCGCCGCCAAGTTCGCCACGGCCGAGCAGTGCGCGGAACTCACCGAGTGCGCGATCGGCATGGTCGCCAACTCCCGCGGCCACAAACTGGAGGCCTACCTCGTCCATGACGTGGCCTTCCACCGGGTGATCCTGTCCGCCTCCGGCAACGAGATGTTCGCCCGCCTCGGCGACGTGGTCACCGAGGTCCTGGCCGGCCGCACCCACCACGAGGTCATGTTCGAGGACCCCGACCCGGCGGCGGTGACCTTGCACGTGCAGGTCGCGGAGGCGGTGCGCGAGGGCGACGCGGTGCGCGCGGAGACCCTGACCCGCGAGATCACGGTCGGCGCGCTTCAGGAACTGGACATCCTGGCGCCGTAG
- a CDS encoding gluconate:H+ symporter, whose protein sequence is MTRLSVEMLAADPVEPITSAGHAQLGIAVLAGIAVIVLLITKFKMHAFLALTIGSLALGAFAGAPLDKVITSFSTGLGSTVAGVGVLIALGAILGKLLADSGGADQIVDTILAKASPRSMPWAMVLIASVIGLPLFFEVGIVLLIPVVLMVAKRGNYSLMRIGVPALAGLSVMHALIPPHPGPLVAVDAVKANLGLTLALGVLVAIPTVIIAGPLFSKVAARWVDVQAPERMLPARPSEDVKNRPGFGATLATILLPVVLMLSKALVDIIIDDPTHTVQRVFDVIGSPLIALLAAVIVGMFTLGRPAGFTKDRLSTTVEKGLMPIAGILLIVGAGGGFKQTLIDSGVGQMILDISKDWSIPALLLAWLIAVAIRLATGSATVATISAAGLVAPLAADMSTAHTALLVLAIGAGSVFFSHVNDAGFWLVKEYFGLSVGQTLKTWSVMETIISVVAGGLVLLLSLII, encoded by the coding sequence GTGACCAGACTCAGCGTCGAGATGCTGGCAGCGGACCCCGTCGAGCCCATCACCTCGGCCGGCCACGCTCAGCTGGGCATCGCCGTACTGGCGGGCATCGCCGTCATCGTCCTGCTCATCACCAAGTTCAAGATGCACGCCTTCCTGGCGCTGACCATCGGCTCGCTCGCGCTCGGCGCGTTCGCCGGGGCGCCGCTGGACAAGGTCATCACCAGCTTCAGCACCGGGCTCGGCTCGACCGTGGCCGGTGTGGGCGTGCTGATCGCGCTGGGCGCGATCCTCGGCAAGCTGCTCGCCGACTCGGGCGGCGCGGACCAGATCGTCGACACGATCCTCGCGAAGGCGAGCCCCCGGTCGATGCCGTGGGCGATGGTGCTCATCGCCTCCGTGATCGGGCTGCCGCTGTTCTTCGAGGTCGGCATCGTGCTGCTGATCCCGGTCGTGCTGATGGTCGCCAAGCGCGGCAACTACTCACTCATGCGCATCGGCGTCCCGGCCCTCGCAGGCCTGTCGGTCATGCACGCGCTGATCCCGCCGCACCCCGGCCCGCTGGTCGCCGTGGACGCGGTGAAGGCCAACCTCGGTCTGACCCTCGCGCTCGGTGTGCTGGTCGCCATCCCGACCGTCATCATCGCGGGCCCGCTGTTCTCGAAGGTCGCCGCCCGCTGGGTGGACGTCCAGGCACCCGAACGCATGCTCCCGGCCCGCCCGTCCGAGGACGTGAAGAACCGTCCCGGCTTCGGCGCGACCCTCGCCACGATCCTGCTGCCGGTCGTGCTGATGCTCTCCAAGGCCCTGGTCGACATCATCATCGACGACCCCACCCACACCGTGCAGCGCGTCTTCGACGTGATCGGCTCGCCGCTGATCGCGCTCCTCGCGGCCGTCATCGTCGGCATGTTCACGCTGGGCCGCCCGGCCGGGTTCACCAAGGACCGGCTCTCCACGACCGTCGAGAAGGGCCTGATGCCGATCGCGGGCATCCTGCTCATCGTCGGCGCGGGCGGCGGCTTCAAGCAGACGCTGATCGACTCCGGCGTCGGCCAGATGATCCTGGACATCTCCAAGGACTGGTCGATCCCGGCGCTGCTGCTGGCCTGGCTGATCGCGGTGGCGATCCGGCTCGCGACCGGTTCGGCGACGGTGGCCACGATCTCGGCGGCCGGTCTGGTCGCCCCGCTGGCCGCCGACATGTCGACGGCCCACACCGCCCTGCTCGTGCTGGCGATCGGCGCGGGCTCGGTCTTCTTCAGCCATGTCAACGACGCCGGTTTCTGGCTGGTGAAGGAGTACTTCGGCCTGAGCGTCGGCCAGACCCTCAAGACCTGGTCCGTCATGGAGACGATCATCTCGGTCGTCGCCGGCGGACTGGTCCTCCTCCTCTCGCTGATCATCTAG
- a CDS encoding APC family permease, with amino-acid sequence MTTGSSSTSSATSDGGGSSSGISTFRGEERALRADRLGTGGLLLSVLAATAPLMVVAGVMPTTFAVMGIEGQPLLFVLLGVVLVLFSVGYAEMSRHVHNAGAFYAYISRGLGGTAGASAALVALVAYNALQVGIYGIFGFEVSGLFSTYADLQVAWWIPALVAVAVVGGLGWLKIDVNARVLGVLLIIEVALVVIFDIAAVADPAKEGLSLHAFNPDTLSGAGVGTALCFCIAAFLGFEQAPVYAEETSRPHILVPRVMFLAVGGVAVFFALSCWALTVAAGPSQIVGVSQKQSAGLLFYLTESRLGGTFTDVLHVLFVTGMFAAMLSFHNVVARYAFAMGREGLLPSAFGRTTGSSGAPGTGSLLQTAVSAVIVVAFAIADDKPTGDPTEPVLHLFTWFGNIGALGVILLMAAASLSVIVFFARRGSAGAQAWRLVTSALAGISLIVIAVYTVKDFDVLVGAGPGSSLSWILPGIVVLALLVGLAQGLFLRARNPEAHARIGLGNEAFQLEKAAGEAS; translated from the coding sequence ATGACGACGGGCAGTTCCAGTACGAGCAGCGCCACCTCGGACGGCGGAGGTAGCAGTAGCGGTATCAGCACCTTCAGGGGGGAGGAGCGCGCCCTGCGCGCCGACCGCCTCGGCACCGGGGGGCTGCTGCTCTCGGTGCTCGCCGCGACCGCCCCTCTCATGGTGGTTGCGGGTGTCATGCCCACCACATTTGCGGTGATGGGCATTGAAGGGCAGCCGCTGCTCTTCGTCCTTCTCGGTGTCGTCCTCGTCCTCTTCAGCGTCGGCTACGCGGAGATGAGCCGGCACGTCCACAACGCGGGCGCCTTCTACGCCTACATCTCCCGCGGCCTCGGCGGCACCGCCGGCGCGAGCGCGGCCCTGGTGGCGCTCGTCGCGTACAACGCCCTCCAGGTCGGCATCTACGGCATCTTCGGCTTCGAGGTCTCCGGGCTGTTCTCCACCTATGCCGATCTTCAAGTGGCTTGGTGGATACCGGCGTTGGTGGCCGTGGCCGTCGTCGGCGGACTCGGGTGGCTGAAGATCGACGTCAACGCGCGCGTGCTCGGCGTCCTGCTGATCATCGAGGTCGCGCTCGTCGTCATCTTCGACATCGCGGCCGTCGCCGACCCGGCAAAGGAGGGCCTGTCCCTGCACGCCTTCAACCCGGACACCCTCAGCGGCGCCGGCGTCGGCACCGCCCTGTGCTTCTGCATCGCCGCGTTCCTCGGCTTCGAACAGGCCCCGGTCTACGCAGAGGAGACCAGCCGCCCGCACATCCTGGTGCCGCGCGTGATGTTCCTGGCCGTCGGTGGCGTCGCCGTCTTCTTCGCGCTCAGCTGCTGGGCGCTCACCGTCGCCGCCGGGCCCTCGCAGATCGTCGGCGTCTCCCAGAAGCAGAGTGCCGGCCTGCTCTTCTACCTCACCGAGTCGCGGCTCGGCGGCACCTTCACCGACGTGCTGCACGTCCTGTTCGTCACCGGCATGTTCGCGGCGATGCTCAGCTTCCACAACGTCGTCGCCCGCTACGCCTTCGCCATGGGCCGCGAGGGCCTGCTCCCGTCCGCGTTCGGTCGTACGACGGGCTCCAGCGGCGCGCCCGGAACCGGCTCGCTGCTCCAGACCGCCGTGTCCGCGGTGATTGTGGTCGCCTTCGCGATCGCCGACGACAAGCCCACCGGGGACCCGACCGAACCGGTGCTGCACCTGTTCACCTGGTTCGGCAACATCGGCGCCCTCGGCGTGATCCTGCTGATGGCCGCCGCCTCCCTCTCGGTGATCGTCTTCTTCGCCCGCCGCGGCTCCGCAGGCGCGCAGGCCTGGCGGCTGGTCACCTCCGCGCTGGCCGGCATCTCGCTCATCGTCATCGCCGTCTACACGGTCAAGGACTTCGACGTCCTGGTCGGCGCGGGCCCCGGCTCGTCCCTGAGCTGGATCCTGCCCGGCATCGTCGTCCTGGCCCTGCTCGTCGGCCTGGCCCAGGGCCTGTTCCTGCGCGCCCGCAACCCCGAGGCGCACGCCCGCATCGGGCTCGGCAACGAGGCGTTCCAGCTGGAGAAGGCGGCGGGGGAGGCGTCGTAG
- a CDS encoding DMT family transporter, which translates to MSLLVLMLSVSAACCLGFGFVLQQNVAQQAPLSDFLSPRLLLDLMRVPRWLGGIGLMIAGMVLGAIALSKGEVSLVEPLLATNLLFALALSRKQTRQPLGRQGWAGLALLAGGVTTFIVAGEPRSGTAVTDPFRHWLIIGVMVGLALLLTTYAKRSRLSSAPVLLALAAGLLYGVQDALTRVSGQRFTEGGLTELLTGWQPYGVLALGVTGLVLVQSAFETAPLRMSLPALTAAQPLAGIICGVGFLGDRLRADTGALAWEAVGLAGIVVGILLLGMHPAMPRGTTKPKQTPALQPH; encoded by the coding sequence GTGTCCCTTCTGGTTCTGATGCTCTCCGTGAGTGCGGCCTGTTGCCTCGGCTTCGGGTTCGTGCTCCAGCAGAACGTGGCCCAGCAGGCACCCCTGAGCGACTTCCTCTCCCCCAGACTGCTCCTCGACCTGATGCGGGTACCGCGCTGGCTGGGCGGCATCGGCCTGATGATCGCGGGCATGGTGCTCGGCGCGATAGCGCTCAGCAAGGGCGAGGTCTCCCTGGTGGAACCCCTCCTCGCGACGAACCTCCTCTTCGCCCTGGCCCTCTCCCGCAAGCAGACCAGACAACCCCTGGGCCGCCAGGGCTGGGCGGGCCTCGCACTCCTCGCGGGCGGCGTCACGACGTTCATCGTCGCGGGCGAACCACGCAGCGGCACGGCGGTCACCGACCCCTTCCGCCACTGGCTGATCATCGGCGTCATGGTGGGCCTGGCCCTCCTCCTCACGACGTACGCCAAACGCTCCCGCCTCAGCTCGGCCCCGGTCCTCCTGGCCCTGGCGGCCGGCCTCCTCTACGGCGTCCAGGACGCGCTCACCCGCGTCAGCGGCCAGCGCTTCACCGAGGGCGGCCTCACCGAACTCCTCACGGGCTGGCAGCCGTACGGCGTACTCGCGCTCGGCGTGACGGGCCTGGTCCTGGTCCAGAGCGCGTTCGAGACAGCTCCCCTCCGCATGTCCCTGCCGGCCCTCACCGCGGCCCAACCACTGGCCGGAATCATCTGCGGCGTGGGCTTCCTGGGCGACCGCCTCCGCGCGGACACCGGCGCCCTGGCCTGGGAAGCGGTCGGCTTGGCCGGAATCGTCGTAGGCATCCTGCTCCTGGGCATGCACCCGGCAATGCCCCGCGGCACGACAAAGCCGAAGCAGACCCCGGCCCTCCAGCCGCACTGA
- a CDS encoding cytochrome b/b6 domain-containing protein produces MTLRAEAHAPQTEPSARVRRFGRTERWVHRTTALLMGICVATAACLYLPTFAELVGRRDLVVRIHECAGLALPVPVLIGLVSRGFRVNLGFLNRFGPHDRVWLRGALMRDKRRSARPAGKFNAGQKIYANWIAGATLVMLGTGLMMWFTHLTPIQWRTSATFVHDWLALTIGIVLGGHIGMALGDPEARAGLRTGSVSRDWAKREHPLWKP; encoded by the coding sequence ATGACCCTACGAGCTGAAGCCCACGCCCCGCAGACGGAACCCTCGGCGCGCGTCCGCCGCTTCGGCCGCACCGAGCGCTGGGTGCACCGGACCACGGCCCTGCTGATGGGTATCTGCGTGGCCACGGCGGCCTGCCTGTACCTCCCGACGTTCGCCGAGCTGGTCGGCCGCCGTGACCTGGTCGTCCGTATCCACGAGTGCGCGGGACTAGCCCTCCCCGTGCCCGTCCTGATCGGCCTGGTCTCGCGCGGCTTCCGCGTCAACCTCGGCTTCCTCAACCGCTTCGGCCCGCACGACCGGGTCTGGCTGCGCGGCGCCCTGATGCGCGACAAACGCCGGTCGGCGCGCCCGGCGGGCAAGTTCAACGCCGGCCAGAAGATCTACGCCAACTGGATCGCCGGCGCCACCCTGGTGATGCTCGGCACCGGCCTGATGATGTGGTTCACCCACCTCACGCCGATCCAGTGGCGCACCAGCGCGACCTTCGTCCACGACTGGCTCGCCCTGACGATCGGCATCGTGCTGGGTGGACACATCGGCATGGCCCTCGGCGACCCGGAGGCCAGGGCGGGGTTGCGCACCGGGTCGGTCAGCCGGGACTGGGCCAAGCGCGAACACCCGCTGTGGAAGCCGTAG